In the Zingiber officinale cultivar Zhangliang chromosome 5A, Zo_v1.1, whole genome shotgun sequence genome, caggtgaaagacctagtgagtgaagctaggtagaagggaagtcctggtgagtgaagccaggcaaggaaaatccagatggatcaaggatgatcggacatctggtgttgggaagtccaagtaggtcaaagggattgaccggatacttggcacgaggaaatccagatgggtcaaggttgaccagacatctggtggaagttcaagtgggtcaaagggattgactggacacttggtaaaggagtcctagcaagtcaagggtgaccagatgctaggcatgatgtaccaacagggcatggttgaccggatgttggtttgaggggcGTTTGGACTTTATTTGGCAAGTCTTtcatgggctggatcgatcaaccgatcgattggctcatgcccaatcgattggtcgatctattgggcgagtcttcgtgacaagctttctcccaatcgatcagtggatcgattggggagaagtgtcacgCAAACAGAAGAACTCTGGATCAAttagtcaatcgatccagagtccccaattgattagtggatcgattgggagacgcGATTTTGCGCGatgggatctggatcgatcagccgattgatccaggcaattcccgagagcacagaggcgctctggatcgatcagccgatcgatccaaagcctccccgatcgattgggagcaatccgatcgatcgggatccaaccgttggcgtcgattaaagtcgttgtcgagctctttcttcGCCAACCCTCACACTGTTTAGCTCCCATCTACACAGCAGCTTCTCCATagcgttttccactctcatcgccagttcttaaaggatcttggagagacatccaagtcaagaggcgtgactacaacaagaagaagaagctagggttagggtttttactgcatatcttataagatatttcttgtatttgtcttcccttgctttcttgttgtattgagagtttgtaaatgcttctccgcctttggtagttaccataaaggagtgttttattagtggagggtgcgtgagtgtgtggatccttggattagtcacctcttgtgaggtggataccaagtaaatcctcgagttagcattgtgtgtgttgtttctttgtatttccgctgcatatcattgaagaaacaagcaacgaaaagCACGAGGATCGCGtcgagctattcactcccccccctctagctacataatcggtcccaataATCCCCTCTTCCATTTTATGTTTAGGTTTCAAAATTTCAAATACTGAAGGTCTATAAATGAGTTTcagtcaaaatccattgatggtcTTACCCAGCTCTAATGGGACCCAATCCAAGTTTTGTAGATTTTACAATGCTCATCAGTCTCACCACACCCTAAAGTCTCAGATTCAAGGTCTTCCTACTCATGCacattaaatttttcaaaaattcaataagcATGTCAATTGACAGGGGCCTATAACTTCATGTAGGAGACTCAGAACTAGGATTCCACATCATATCTATATTATCTACACTCCTCTTCCACCCTATGTTTAGGTTTCAAAATTTCAAATCCTCTAGGTCCATTAATAAGTTTTAAGCAAAATCCATTGATGGCATAGTTAGCTCTGATGAGACTCAATCCAAGTCTTGTAGGTTTTTACAATGCTCCTCAGTCTCACCGTTCCTTAAAGTCTTAGATTCAAGGCCTTCCTAACCAtgatctatttttaaaatttagcttGCATGGCAATTGACATGTATCCATAACTTTATGTAGAAGGCTAAGAAGTAGGTTAGCACATTATCTAAACTAATAGGGGTCGATCAAAAGTTTTTGAGCATGGACAAATTCAAGAGAGTGAAAGGAACCTATTGGATAAAGTTTTGACTAAAATTAATTTATCTAAGTCTAtcaatgagttttggtcaaaactcattgatgacttggatattttaaaaattatgaaattttagtATAGACAAGATTAAGAGAGTACAATAAAGTTATTGGTATTGTCCTAGAGTAAATCAAATGTGTTAAAATTCAGATATGACACTTGCCAAAAGTAAAGAAAtttgaattttataaaatatttttttttaaattaatagagGTTATGAATTAAGAGTTAAACTCAAAGTCTCAGGAGAGTGGAAAAGAACCAATTTGAGGATCgttgagggagagagagagaaggggagggaggggggggggggggggggggtaaatctcgttgcttttaaaatctttcttttctttagttaAAAATAAAGTATGTAGCAGaaatgaagaaagaaaaatagaCAAAAGACAAGTcaattttttacttgattcagagtctgtagcgactcctactccaaggcccgtgatcctcAACTATTTTTATTGGGCAATCCTCTATATGAATGAAAGTACAAGTATAATAGATTTTAAATACAATTATACCGATAACTATTGAGTAACAAGAGACGTAGGTTGTCGACGAGATTTCTAGAATGAAGCACAGTTACAAATGACTTGAATAGAGAAGTGATCATAAGCTTGAATCTTGAGCCCTTCTTTTATAGCCCTCGTTCAGTCGACGAATAAGATGTTCCGTTGACTGATTTGTTCCGTCTACTGAATGATCTATCCATCAACGAATCGCTAATTTGTTGTGATCCAATCCGCTAGATCTCGGAATCAAGTTGTTCCATCGACTGATTCACCTGATCCGTCGATAGAACCTATGCCCTTCCTTGTTTGTTGTGATTCAGTCCATCAGATCTTGAAAATCAAATAGTTTCATTGACTAAACCACCTTATCTGTCAATTGAACCTTGCCTTCTTTGTATGCTCTAATCTGATCTGTTGGAGGAGCCTAATCCATCGACTGAACACTCTGTTCCATCGACAGAACAATTTATGGATCCGTCGATTGAACCTTACTTTCTGTCGATGGAAtatctgtaaaacaaagttagagcACTTTATCCTGTAAAATAAGATTAGAACAAATATAGCATTTACCCTTCAAAACAAGGTTAGAATAGATATATGCATGAAACCAATAGTTAGGACGACCTTGATCTCAAGTTAGAAATCTCTTGATTTCTTTAGTTAGATTAACACCTAGGGTTTGTCCTTGCTGGGACCCGAGCTCACTACACTCACTCCAAGAGCTTACCTCACTTATCATATATTAGACTTTCATGCTTGACGTCTGATCCCTGACTTACCAGGTATTTCCTTACCTCATTGTGTGGTCTACACTGACTCACCGAGTCCTCTTGCTAGATATCCGGTCCTTCTAACATATTTAGACTTTTTGCCAGTTTGGTCCTcccgacccatctggactttctgcCTGATGTCTAGTCCTCTAAATCCATCAAAGTATTTGAGTATGTATACTTAAGAAGCATATCAAAcacataagttttaaatttaaactttttatcatatatcaaaaaactaATTCAATTATCAGTACATTCTGCACTAACACCTATTTAACCAAATCTCTAGGTATTCTATCTTTTGAGCACCAAGGCGATGATGCTTTAACAAAAATAATACTAAGGTGATGATGTTTTAAAGAAATTAACTAAGGTGGTGATAAAAAGGGCAGCACGATGCACAAAGCTCTCATTATAcggggtcccgaggaaggatcAACTAAAGCGGTGATGATTTAAACAAAAATAGCACTAAAAGGTGGTGATATTTTAATGAAATCAACACAAAGATAGTAATACTTTGATCAAAACAGTaccaaaataattttatttttagttttttttgttattttcttttttaattttatttcattttttgtcttataattgttattaaaaaaattatttttttaaatacttttattaattttttttaaagattattaaccttcattcttttcttttcttttaaatatttaaattttttattaaaactctataaattttaaaaaaaatatggttAAATTTAAGAGATGATCATGATTTcaatgatataattttttttttaaaaaaaaaactttttagtattttcaaaaatttttgtatgaaataaagaaaactagatttttattttaattcaggTCTACACTGAAAgtaattttagataaaaatatCTAATCTTTTTCCACTAAAGTGCATCATAATCCTTATCCAGTTTGGTCCTGGTAATTAGGCACAACCATTTCCTCATGATTGAAAAGGATGGCCACTACgaggatttttaaaattcaacaaatccattaaaattttctttttccatcaaaataataaaataataaactgATTAAAATTTATAATCGACTAAACTGAAATTAGTTGCCTTTATTAAATCacagttttttattttttgttatttacAAACTAAATCTGAACGAAAGTGGCAAAAGAGAGGATGCCACCTAGCTTAAAAGTGTCCTCCAGTTGGTCATATCTCTGGACCTTTTAGTTTTGGATTTGCATGTTCTATATTTAGTGGAGAGTTGACTTGATAGAGATGAGCCGCACCAGAGTCAAGATCCTCAAGTGGAGGAGTCAACGCGCTTAGCACGTGTTAACCGAGATTTTCGTAGAGAAGTAACGCAGCAAACGGTAGTATAATTTTGCCACTATAAAAACGGCGCTTCCGTTGCCATCGTCCGCAGACTTGTCACGATCCACGACACGATGCGGTCTCCGGCGAGGTTCCTCCTCTTCTCGGCTGAGCCATCGAGCGCCTCCATCCCCTTCGACGCCGACGTCGTCGTCATCCTCGCGGTCCTTCTCTGCGCCGCCCTCAGCTTCGTCGCCCTCGCTCTCGTCGCGCGCTGCTCCAGCCCCCGCGCAGCCGCTCccggcgccgccgccgccgccgccgccgccgccgccgccgccgccgccgccaccccTCCTCCCAACAAGGGCGCCAAGAAGAAGGCCCTCCTCGCACTCCCCACGCTCGCCTTCGACTCCTCTGTCTCCACCCTGGGGGGCGGCGCCGGGCTGGTCGACTGTGCCATATGCCTCGCGGAGTTCGCCGACGGCGAGATCGTCCGCCTCCTGCCGCAGTGCGGCCACGGATTCCACCGCGACTGCGTCGACGTTTGGCTTCGGTCCAGCGCGTCCTGCCCCTCCTGCCGCCGGGAGCTGTCTCCCTCCCGCCTGTGAGCGCTGCTCGCCGGCGCCGACGCCGGCGCCGTAGAACACGGCGGCGGAGGATCCAGTACGTTCTTGCCCTGAAACCCAAAACATAGACATGAAACGAAGAAGACGCTCACCGACTGTTTGTTGTTATGTTTCTTTCAAATTTGTCGATCAATCTACTGATCATGTTTGTGTAAATCGATCACTTACTCCACGTTGAAAAGAAATTTTGTGCTCGATCTATTTCAATAGTGATGCGGTGATTGAGCGGGGCCCCACCCTATTGTCACATGGAGGTTAGAGTCAAGATGATCAACAGATGGATATTGCTGGTCGATCGGATGATTTATGAGCCAATCGGGGGGGTTGAGCACCGACTCATCATCTAGGCACAGGGAGTAATcaaaccgacgctcaagggacgTGTAGAAGTCGAGCCGAGCAGCTCCCCGCTCGACCTAACAGCAGACCTGACATCAGCTGGGCACGCAGACAGTGAGATACTTGCCGAGCATGTAGATGGGGGACTCCACGCCGAGCGGCTATCCAGCTCGGCCCGACGGCGGACTACACGGACAGAAGACTTTCAGCCGAGCGACTCTCTCTTTCAGCCGAGCGGGTCTCCCGCTCGGTGCGACAGAGGACTTTTCAGCCAAGTGGCTTTTCCGCTCGGCGCGACAGTGGACTTTCAGCCGAAAGGTTATCCCACTTAGCATAACAGTAGATAATGCAGGGATATCAGAATTCTGTCCGAGCAGTCATTCCTCTCAACCAAGTAACAGACACAGCGggatatccttcgacatccttttgggaattagtgtcgctgacaggcagaatggtcagacagaggatcgtacgacagaagcttccactgtcacttcagagatatgctcggcctgttaaggtactgtgtcagggacactttactgatgtGTCTTTTTGAGGAAAGCGTGCCCGCTTTAAGAAGCGTGCAGACATGCTACAGGAGCcttatataaaggggggggggtCCAGACATCGAtggaggtatgcttttctcgtgatttctactgttgcgctacagttctctttgcttcttcttgcttcaccggagattgacttgagcgtcgaagggccatcgccggggaactCTTCACTGGCTCGACattgacgctgcttgtgttgcaggcagAAGCAAAGTCCACCGAATGTCAGTAGGAGCGCCACGCCCCAGCATCCGTCTTTTCgaatttcggacaggatcatatttggctcCGTCTGTAGGAACATCACATGAATCTGAGCCGAGAAGATAGAAGTCCCTGGATGACTAACCATCGTGACGCTCACTTAAGAGGAGCTGGAGATGCTCGTGCAAGCATGGGCAGTAAAAAtgatggagcaacaacaacaacaagcgctAGCTGATCGGCCAACGTCGCAACCTACAATATTGGCGGTCGATAAACGAGTGGGGCAAGAAAACCGAGCGGAGCAACTCTCTATATGGGGGCAGAACCAAAGGCCGACCGATACCCAAGGGGAAGTGCCACCCACGTCgatccccttccacgagctctgttctaaaccccctcggagatagcccaagcgcATCAGGAGCGGGGATCTTCTTCTGACGAGGTGCCCGTTCGGGATATGCGGAAAGGAAAAGCGCCCCGAGGCACCGCATCCCTAGAACAGATCAACAGACAATTCTCAGAGAAGATTTTACAAGACTCTCTGCCTTGGCACTACACCCCATTAGCAATTGGGACGTACAACGGGTCGACTGACCCAGATAATCATCTGAATCGGTTCGACAATGAGGCTACGCTGCACCAGTAcacggatggagtaaagtgcAGAGTCTTTCTCACAACTCTCTCCGGATCGGCGCAGCGCTGGTTCAGAAGACTGCCGGATAACTTGATacgaagcttcaaggacttccgagccaccttccagcaccacttcgctagcagccgACTCTACTAGAAGACGAGCGTCAGTCTTTTCGCCCTgaaacaagggcccaaggaagcgctccgagcgtacatctaGTGCTTCAATCAAGTagccatggatatcccctcggtctcgtcctagaccatgatgaatgcctttaccCAGGGGCTCACCAAAGGAGACTTctttcgatcactcatcaggaagccgcccccggacttcgaccacatgctgaagaatgccaacgaatacatcaacatgGAGGAGACCCAAGCGGCTAGAAGAAAGGAAGCATCGACCGAGCACTCAGCGCCGGCCGAGCGCTGACTGTTAAGCAGACATTAGCCACCTAAAGGGCCAAGGGCTGAAGGGGTATGGCCACACTAGGAGACCAGGGCACATGCTGTACAGCATGTGGCGTCCGGCTGGCTTAAGGCGtcaaagggcaaggtatggacgcctatgttttgttcattccaTCAGTCGGCGATGCACAACACACGGGACTGCCGAGAACTGACGCCAATCATCAACCGACTGACCCCTAGGGGATATCGTCGTCGCTCCCCATCTCCTGATCGACGAGATCGTCGCCGCTCGACCGAGCGACGAGAAGAAAGAAGGGTGCCCAAGCGCCATCACCATCAGCAGAAGAAGGAAATCGATCCCTCCAGGATCCTGACCGAGTGAAATAGGTTGtctgctcgggaagaggaaaactgaaacaacacttcccggggagagataggcatgattgCCTGAGGCCCGACCGGAGACGACTCCAGCCGTGCCAGGAAATCATACGCTCGGCAATTGGAGATCCATGTCGtaggatgcagcaaggagaaggctgaAGGGCCttagatcagcttcgggcccagcgATTTGGAGGGTGTCAAAATCCCTCACGATGATgctttgatcatccgagcggtgatcATCAACTACACCATTCATTGGACCTTTGTCGACAAGGGGAATTCGATGCTCAGGATAGATCAAATGGTTCTCTGACGAGCGGTGATCGaccaaaggacttctatccgcCGCTCAGgatagatcaaatggtggacaTAACGGCGGgatgcgagctgatctgcatgctcgacgcatataaAAGATACCATCAAGTGCCACTCGCCCGCGGGGATTAAGAGAAGGTCAGATTCATCATGACCGACGGAACGTACTTCTACaatgtcatgtcgttcggactgaagaacaccGGAGCCACCTACTAGAGGCTATTGAATAAAGTGTTCTGGCGGTAGATCGACCATAATACGGAGGTATAGGTCgatgacatactcatcaaatccctctAAGCTGCTGACATATGTGCAAATATCGATGAAACTTGTCGGATGCTAAGGGCATACGGGataaagctgaacccgagcaagtgtCTGTTTGGCGCAAAGAGTGGTCGCTTCTTGGGTTATATCGTCACTGAGTGGGGCATCGAAGTCAATTCGAGCAAAGTCCAAGCTTTGCAGAACATGCCTCTGCCTCagaatttgaaggaagctcagaggCTGACTGGTCGGATCACAACGTTGTCCtggttcatatccaagtcattcgatcagagcctgccattcttcaagatattgTGCAGAGctacaaaattccaatgggacgctgAGTGCAACGAAGCGCTGGAGGGTATCTGAACTCACTACCTGTGTTA is a window encoding:
- the LOC121979666 gene encoding probable E3 ubiquitin-protein ligase ATL44, with amino-acid sequence MRSPARFLLFSAEPSSASIPFDADVVVILAVLLCAALSFVALALVARCSSPRAAAPGAAAAAAAAAAAAAAATPPPNKGAKKKALLALPTLAFDSSVSTLGGGAGLVDCAICLAEFADGEIVRLLPQCGHGFHRDCVDVWLRSSASCPSCRRELSPSRL